In one Antennarius striatus isolate MH-2024 chromosome 1, ASM4005453v1, whole genome shotgun sequence genomic region, the following are encoded:
- the LOC137592349 gene encoding para-nitrobenzyl esterase-like: MNDDPYLVPARTEYRYLVQEDEGEELQYVRHRNYVNPLLVVSRRCICLITSIVVALLSIAAYLAYIAQTPPPGVANVLTGCGEFRGRHMDGTYSFKGMPYAAPPVGDLRWAPPAEPKCRKGIMDASRFGSVCAQIQPLVSTGQVMGQEDCLFINVWTPTLQPDAKLPVIVFFHGGSLQMSSGGEDGYRPTEKLAADTGVVYVSFNYRLNAFGFMALEILREGSPTNTSGNYGFMDQIAALKWVQRNIHAFGGDPKKVTILGHSSGGTSVWTMMTSPLGKGLFRAGVDMSGSYVYTATLQQVEKDNLWFLKKTGCRDLACLRRLSITQILQAIPWKEYPYWAQDDLFDLPTKGLLVGSLPVVDGYVLQAPPLEVWEKKLDYSDVPFVVGSTAQETDFSPPADNITMWTWEDYRWHVTEKLKTFNESLPKRALALYPPSDPCPTKDRCPERALTTMGSDIRVTCPLNHLAWRAAVALDSPVYRYVVTHTPSNPANTSWNFFPFPSIFSYHGLDTVAFLGWIEPFLGKTPSDGDKMFAALITQHFINFARTGKMTDDWPEYTEAIALLSDKLSLVPNYRADRCQLWKDNGMFAYAWVG; the protein is encoded by the exons ATGAATGACGATCCGTACCTGGTCCCGGCCAGGACGGAGTACCGCTACCTGGTgcaggaggatgaaggagaggagtTACAGTACGTCCGTCACCGAAATTACGTCAACCCCCTGCTGGTGGTCTCCAGGCGTTGCATCTGCCTCATCACCTCTATCGTAGTCGCTCTCCTGTCCATCGCTGCCTACCTGGCATACATTGCCCAGACGCCGCCACCGGGTGTCGCTAATGTGTTGACTGGCTGTGGCGAGTTTAGAGGAAGACAT ATGGATGGCACCTATTCCTTTAAGGGCATGCCTTATGCTGCACCCCCCGTTGGTGACCTGCGTTGGGCCCCCCCAGCTGAACCAAAGTGTAGGAAGGGGATCATGGATGCCAGCCGCTTTGGTAGCGTGTGTGCACAGATTCAACCGTTAGTGAGTACCGGGCAGGTGATGGGCCAGGAAGACTGCCTCTTCATCAACGTGTGGACGCCCACCCTGCAGCCTGACGCCAAGCTGCCCGTCATCGTCTTCTTCCATGGGGGGTCACTTCAGATGTCCAGTGGAGGAGAGGACGGCTACAGGCCCACAGAGAAGCTCGCCGCCGACACGGGGGTGGTTTACGTCAGCTTCAACTACAGACTCAACGCCTTTGGCTTCATGGCTCTGGAGATACTGAGAGAAGGTTCTCCAACCAACACCTCAG gGAACTATGGCTTCATGGACCAGATTGCGGCTCTGAAGTGGGTCCAGAGGAACATCCACGCTTTTGGAGGAGATCCTAAGAAGGTCACCATACTCGGACATAGTTCAG GCGGTACGTCTGTCTGGACTATGATGACGTCTCCACTGGGGAAGGGTCTCTTCCGGGCCGGGGTGGACATGAGCGGCTCGTACGTCTACACGGCAACGCTCCAGCAGGTTGAGAAGGACAACCTGTGGTTCCTGAAGAAAACAGGCTGCAGAGATCTGGCCTGCCTCCGCCGCCTCTCCATCACGCAGATCCtacag GCCATCCCGTGGAAGGAGTACCCCTACTGGGCTCAGGACGACCTGTTTGACCTCCCCACCAAAGGTCTCTTAGTTGGTTCGCTTCCAGTGGTGGACGGGTACGTCCTTCAAGCTCCACCTTTAGAGGTTTGGGAGAAGAAGTTAGACTACAGCGACGTTCCTTTTGTTGTCGGGTCAACAGCACAGGAGACCGACTTCAG tCCTCCTGCTGACAACATCACCATGTGGACCTGGGAGGACTACCGGTGGCACGTGACAG AAAAACTAAAGACCTTCAACGAGAGTCTACCCAAACGAGCGTTGGCTCTTTACCCACCCTCTGACCCTTGCCCCACCAAAGACCGCTGCCCAGAGAGGGCCTTGACCACCATGGGGTCGGACATCAGGGTCACCTGCCCCCTCAATCACCTGGCCTGGAGGGCTGCAG TGGCCCTAGACAGCCCGGTGTACCGGTACGTGGTGACCCACACGCCGTCAAACCCGGCCAACACCTCTTGGAATTTCTTTCCATTTCCAAGCATCTTCTCCTACCACGGTCTGGACACCGTTGCATTCCTGGGGTGGATCGAACCATTCCTGGGAAAAACCCCCTCTGACGGCGATAAGATGTTCGCGGCGCTCATCACCCAACACTTCATCAACTTCGCCAgaactg GCAAGATGACCGACGACTGGCCAGAATACACAGAAGCCATTGCTCTCCTGTCCGACAAGCTGTCCCTGGTCCCAAACTACAGAGCTGACCGGTGTCAGCTGTGGAAGGACAACGGCATGTTTGCCTACGCGTGGGTGGGCTAA